In a single window of the Dysgonomonas mossii genome:
- a CDS encoding outer membrane beta-barrel protein, with translation MKNIISLLSLLVTFLFTSAQEGHKLNAGIDMSWGMHYFNSEKNNPTAVGGSIGYEYDFIFFFGVEAGFRFGGFNQKVGYTDPNIGQGGIGETNGDFKDIYRGTYWAPYIAPKLYFPIGYDEKRDRAQYLYLENRLSYTRMNLNLDKITNMEGSAHKYRLQYEIRAGYQFPVTERWAINCWLGYNTFDFSKIKPEAIKFKNSTPIQIGIGFNYIIKQ, from the coding sequence ATGAAAAATATAATATCTCTATTATCGTTATTAGTGACATTCTTGTTTACTTCTGCGCAAGAGGGTCATAAGCTTAATGCCGGGATAGATATGTCTTGGGGAATGCATTATTTCAATAGTGAGAAGAACAACCCCACGGCTGTTGGTGGTAGCATAGGGTACGAGTATGATTTTATCTTTTTCTTCGGAGTAGAAGCCGGATTTCGTTTTGGTGGATTCAATCAAAAGGTAGGTTACACAGATCCTAATATAGGACAAGGAGGAATAGGTGAAACCAACGGAGATTTCAAAGACATATACAGAGGCACATATTGGGCACCCTATATTGCCCCCAAATTATATTTCCCGATAGGTTATGACGAAAAGAGAGATCGAGCTCAGTATCTGTATCTTGAGAATAGGCTATCGTATACCCGAATGAATCTCAATCTGGACAAAATAACCAACATGGAGGGATCTGCTCACAAATACAGACTTCAGTACGAGATTAGGGCTGGCTATCAATTTCCTGTAACAGAAAGATGGGCTATTAACTGTTGGTTAGGCTATAATACTTTCGATTTCTCTAAAATTAAACCGGAAGCTATTAAATTCAAAAACTCTACACCTATACAAATTGGAATAGGATTTAATTACATTATAAAACAATGA
- a CDS encoding porin family protein has protein sequence MKSIKLLLLVILLSTGNYIAAQSSPLSFTINAGGSLSDMRVKGSSTDSKYGFRGGVGLEMNLPNNLFLQTGLDFAMKGANSNSMAVGDINGDGYSPDFYMAEEKVRASYLVLPIKAGYRLNVSRVVRLNFTFGPYLAYGIGGKYKAKEAIKMALPGDRELSNGTYTEYSEFEYDTFSSETLKRFDMGLAGSAGVECKRILLNFGYEHGLVNYSRGNSSSYNSALFLTLGYRIF, from the coding sequence ATGAAATCTATTAAACTTTTATTACTTGTAATACTACTTTCTACAGGGAATTATATTGCAGCTCAAAGCTCTCCATTGTCTTTTACTATCAATGCAGGAGGAAGTCTTTCCGATATGCGGGTAAAGGGTAGTTCCACCGATTCCAAATATGGATTTCGAGGAGGGGTAGGCCTGGAAATGAATCTCCCTAATAATTTATTTTTGCAAACAGGATTGGATTTTGCTATGAAAGGAGCAAATTCGAATTCAATGGCAGTCGGAGATATTAACGGAGATGGCTATTCTCCTGATTTTTATATGGCGGAAGAAAAGGTGAGAGCTTCATATCTTGTCTTACCCATTAAAGCGGGCTACAGACTTAATGTGTCAAGGGTGGTACGCCTCAATTTTACTTTTGGACCATATCTTGCCTACGGTATTGGTGGAAAATATAAAGCAAAAGAAGCTATAAAAATGGCTCTACCGGGGGATCGTGAATTATCGAATGGTACTTATACCGAATATTCAGAGTTTGAATATGACACTTTTTCAAGCGAAACACTGAAACGCTTCGACATGGGCTTAGCCGGATCTGCAGGAGTAGAATGTAAACGTATATTACTGAACTTTGGTTACGAACATGGTTTGGTCAATTACTCCAGAGGCAATTCTTCGTCATATAACAGTGCTTTGTTTTTAACTTTAGGTTATCGGATATTTTGA
- a CDS encoding MBL fold metallo-hydrolase, which yields MKLTYIFHSGYAIEGDDFTIIIDYYKDSSDISGEGIVYKELLKKKEKLYVLCTHSHHDHFNKEILKWKWEHPNVIYIFSKDILKYRKAKERDAIYLDKSDTYSDETLSIEAFGSTDLGISFLINVEGKIIFHAGDLNNWHWNEESTKEEIDEAEGFYQKELNLVIDKVKHLDLAMFPVDPRLGKDYMKGAEQFLDAIQTNLFAPMHFGEAYDKANAFAEYAESKGCKFIKWQHTGESFEF from the coding sequence ATGAAACTGACTTATATTTTTCATAGCGGTTATGCAATAGAAGGTGATGATTTTACCATCATTATAGATTATTACAAAGACTCGTCTGATATATCCGGCGAAGGCATCGTTTACAAAGAACTTCTGAAAAAAAAGGAAAAGCTATATGTCCTCTGTACTCATTCACACCACGACCACTTCAACAAAGAAATACTAAAATGGAAATGGGAACACCCGAATGTTATTTATATCTTTTCGAAAGACATCTTAAAATACAGGAAAGCGAAAGAGAGGGATGCTATATACCTTGACAAATCGGATACATACAGTGACGAAACACTCTCTATTGAAGCCTTTGGCTCTACCGACTTAGGTATTTCTTTCTTGATAAATGTAGAAGGAAAAATCATCTTTCATGCAGGTGATTTGAATAACTGGCATTGGAATGAAGAGTCTACTAAAGAAGAGATAGATGAAGCGGAGGGCTTTTATCAGAAAGAACTGAATTTAGTAATCGACAAAGTTAAACATCTCGACTTAGCTATGTTTCCTGTAGATCCTAGGTTGGGGAAAGATTACATGAAAGGTGCTGAACAATTTTTAGATGCTATACAAACAAACCTTTTTGCACCAATGCACTTTGGAGAAGCTTATGATAAGGCAAACGCATTTGCTGAATATGCCGAAAGCAAAGGTTGTAAGTTTATAAAGTGGCAGCACACAGGGGAAAGCTTCGAATTTTGA
- a CDS encoding TolB family protein: MLRNASLLIFLSFCLLSIQAQQNKITSILEILNIETGERTTVKEFPYLIEAPNWTYDGQWLIYNSGGKLWKLSPATPTEPQEIYTGFATNCNNDHVLSFDGKQIAISHGTKEDGLSRIYTLPIGGGDPQLITPLAPSYLHGWSPDGLYLTYCAERKGNYDIYSIPAKGGVEKRLTHSDGLDDGPEYSPNGNYIWFNSVRTGLMQIWRMKADGTEQTQMTFDETRNSWFPHISPNGELVVFITYYKDDLKPDEHLPNKNVELRIMPTNGGEAKTLAKLFGGQGTINVNSWSPDSKYIAFVSYRLNN; encoded by the coding sequence ATGCTACGAAATGCCTCCCTGCTGATTTTTCTGTCGTTTTGTTTGTTATCTATACAAGCACAACAGAATAAAATAACCAGTATTCTTGAAATACTGAATATCGAAACAGGTGAGCGAACCACAGTAAAAGAATTCCCTTATCTGATAGAAGCGCCAAACTGGACTTATGACGGACAATGGCTTATTTATAACAGTGGAGGTAAACTTTGGAAGCTCTCCCCTGCCACTCCTACCGAGCCACAAGAAATATATACAGGTTTTGCAACCAATTGCAACAACGACCATGTATTGTCTTTCGACGGAAAACAAATAGCAATCAGCCACGGCACAAAAGAAGATGGGCTGTCACGCATCTATACATTACCCATTGGCGGTGGAGATCCTCAACTCATAACCCCATTAGCACCAAGTTACCTACATGGCTGGAGTCCTGATGGCCTATACCTAACTTATTGTGCAGAGAGAAAAGGCAATTATGATATTTATTCTATTCCGGCTAAAGGTGGTGTAGAAAAGCGACTCACACATTCGGACGGTTTGGATGATGGTCCGGAATACTCGCCCAATGGAAATTATATTTGGTTCAATTCGGTGCGCACAGGCCTAATGCAGATATGGCGAATGAAAGCTGACGGAACGGAGCAAACTCAAATGACATTTGACGAAACACGTAACTCTTGGTTTCCACATATATCACCCAATGGTGAGCTTGTTGTATTTATTACATATTACAAAGATGATCTAAAGCCCGATGAACACTTGCCTAATAAGAATGTCGAATTACGCATTATGCCGACTAATGGAGGAGAAGCTAAAACATTGGCAAAACTATTTGGAGGGCAGGGTACTATAAATGTTAATTCATGGTCACCCGATAGTAAATATATTGCCTTCGTAAGTTATCGTCTAAACAATTAA
- a CDS encoding esterase, with translation MKRTFLFTITLIISMVYIHAQQALGEGSEITSPEVHSNNTVTFRLYAPNANTVEITGDWIPRDNWKPGMVSLTKDAKGLWSYTTEALPSDLYSYSFFVNGVETKDPNNVYLNRDVATVSNIFIVGNGNGDLYKVQNVPHGSVTRRWYDSPGNNKTRRITIYTPPGYETGKDKYPVLYLLHGMGGDEEAWMALGRTSQIVDNLIAQGKAKPMLIVMSNGNVSQEAAPGESSLGFYKPIFQLPQTMDGKMEETFPDIIKFIESNYRVYTDRSERAIAGLSMGGYHSLHISRYYPNTFDYIGLFSPAINPPNKNSKVYEDIDGTLSGQINNGYKLYWIGIGKTDFLYKDVEAFRAKLDNMGAKYTYVESEGGHTWSNWRVYLSEFLPLLFK, from the coding sequence ATGAAAAGAACTTTTTTATTTACCATTACTTTAATCATATCAATGGTATATATCCATGCACAACAGGCATTGGGTGAGGGTTCGGAGATTACATCCCCGGAAGTACACAGTAATAATACTGTTACATTCCGTCTATATGCTCCGAATGCAAACACGGTAGAAATAACCGGAGATTGGATTCCTCGAGATAATTGGAAGCCGGGAATGGTAAGCCTTACTAAAGACGCAAAAGGGCTTTGGTCTTACACGACAGAAGCTTTACCTTCTGATCTTTATAGCTATTCATTCTTTGTAAACGGAGTAGAAACAAAAGACCCTAATAATGTATATCTCAACAGAGATGTAGCTACTGTATCTAATATATTTATAGTAGGTAACGGCAACGGAGATCTGTATAAAGTGCAAAACGTACCTCATGGTTCGGTTACTCGTCGTTGGTACGACTCTCCCGGAAATAATAAAACACGCCGCATTACAATCTATACTCCTCCGGGATATGAAACAGGTAAAGATAAATACCCTGTTTTATATCTACTACATGGAATGGGTGGAGATGAAGAAGCATGGATGGCTCTGGGGCGAACTTCACAGATCGTAGATAATCTTATTGCTCAAGGCAAAGCTAAACCGATGCTTATCGTGATGTCGAACGGAAATGTATCTCAAGAGGCTGCTCCCGGAGAATCGAGCTTAGGGTTTTACAAACCTATATTCCAGTTACCTCAAACCATGGATGGAAAGATGGAAGAAACATTTCCGGATATAATAAAATTCATAGAAAGCAATTACCGGGTCTACACAGACCGTTCGGAACGTGCTATAGCCGGTTTATCTATGGGAGGATACCATTCGCTGCATATCTCACGATATTATCCGAATACATTCGACTACATTGGTTTGTTTTCTCCTGCGATAAATCCGCCAAATAAGAATTCAAAAGTTTATGAAGATATTGATGGAACACTATCAGGACAAATAAATAATGGCTATAAACTTTATTGGATAGGAATAGGAAAGACAGACTTTTTATATAAAGATGTAGAAGCATTCAGAGCCAAGCTTGATAATATGGGTGCTAAATACACTTATGTAGAATCTGAGGGTGGACACACTTGGAGCAACTGGCGTGTATACTTATCAGAATTTTTGCCATTACTATTTAAGTAA
- a CDS encoding alpha-amylase codes for MKNGVMMQYFEWNLPNDGKLWKQLCADAGHLHEIGITAVWIPPAYKADEQQDEGYATYDLFDLGEFFQNNTVRTKYGTKEELKSMIAELHKYNISVYLDAVMNHKAEGDYTEKFTVREVDPEERNRDISDDFEIQAWTGYDFFGRADKYSSFKWHWYHFSGVGFDDIKRRSGIFRIIGENKNWSRGVDLEHGNYDFLMYNDLDLNHPAVITELNRWGVWVANELNLDGMRLDAIKHMDDKFIKQFIQWVRMNRGEDFYAVGEYWSGNVDTLNNYLEAVDKSIDLFDVPLHYSLYDASRKKKEYDMRNLLKDSLSVMHSELGVTFVDNHDSQKGSSLESEVEDWFKPSAYALILLMKDGYPCIFYGDYYGVNGKISNHRKTIDTLLKTRHKYAYGHQVDYFDHAAIVGFVRLGDTDHLDSGLALLISNGEDGSKMMNVGIHRGGEVWCDLTGNVEYDILIDKYGYGEFAVKEDRFSVWIKKSNGCKKY; via the coding sequence ATGAAAAACGGAGTGATGATGCAATACTTCGAATGGAACTTACCAAATGACGGTAAACTGTGGAAGCAACTTTGTGCAGATGCCGGGCATCTACATGAAATTGGTATTACTGCTGTTTGGATACCTCCTGCCTACAAAGCTGATGAACAACAAGATGAGGGTTATGCGACGTATGATCTCTTTGATCTGGGAGAGTTCTTTCAGAATAATACGGTAAGGACAAAATACGGAACGAAGGAAGAGTTGAAGTCTATGATTGCCGAGCTGCATAAATATAATATTTCTGTATACCTTGATGCTGTGATGAATCATAAGGCAGAGGGGGATTATACTGAAAAGTTTACAGTTAGAGAAGTAGATCCTGAAGAAAGAAATCGTGACATTTCTGATGATTTTGAGATACAGGCTTGGACGGGGTATGATTTTTTTGGACGCGCAGATAAATATTCTAGTTTCAAGTGGCATTGGTATCACTTTTCGGGTGTCGGGTTCGATGATATAAAAAGGAGAAGCGGTATTTTTCGAATTATAGGTGAAAATAAGAATTGGAGTAGGGGGGTAGATTTAGAACACGGGAATTATGATTTCTTGATGTACAACGATCTGGATTTGAATCATCCCGCAGTCATTACCGAACTCAATCGTTGGGGAGTATGGGTAGCTAACGAACTGAATCTTGATGGGATGCGTTTGGATGCCATTAAACATATGGATGATAAGTTTATCAAACAGTTTATCCAGTGGGTTAGAATGAATAGAGGCGAAGATTTCTATGCGGTAGGCGAATATTGGAGTGGTAATGTAGATACTTTAAATAACTATTTGGAAGCGGTGGATAAGAGCATCGATCTTTTCGATGTGCCTTTACACTATAGTCTGTACGATGCTTCCAGAAAGAAAAAAGAGTATGATATGAGAAATCTATTAAAAGATTCTTTGTCGGTTATGCATTCTGAGTTAGGTGTGACTTTTGTTGATAATCACGATTCGCAGAAAGGAAGTTCGTTAGAGTCTGAGGTTGAAGATTGGTTCAAGCCATCGGCATACGCCTTGATATTATTAATGAAAGACGGATATCCATGTATTTTTTATGGAGACTATTATGGTGTGAATGGTAAAATATCCAATCATCGAAAAACGATAGATACACTACTAAAAACGAGACATAAATATGCATACGGTCATCAGGTTGATTATTTTGACCATGCAGCTATTGTTGGTTTTGTGAGACTGGGTGATACAGATCATTTAGATTCAGGTCTGGCTTTACTCATATCCAATGGTGAAGATGGAAGTAAAATGATGAATGTTGGCATTCACCGAGGTGGCGAAGTTTGGTGTGATTTAACCGGGAATGTAGAATATGATATACTTATAGATAAGTATGGTTATGGAGAATTTGCAGTTAAAGAGGATCGTTTTTCCGTGTGGATCAAAAAGTCGAACGGCTGCAAAAAATATTAA
- a CDS encoding AI-2E family transporter has product MENIKAQYWKYSLIILILFIAVVLFRELAPFMSGVLGASTIYVMVRGQMRYLTQKKNLGRALSAILIVIEAILCFLIPISVAVWLLVGELNNINLDPSSYISGIQHFNELIQQKTGYNVLSSENLISAASYLPKIGQILLDSVSSFIINSLVLVFVLYFMLIGGERMEKYLFSLLPFDDDNKKSVIHSVKMMVTSNAIGIPLLAIIQGFVATIGYIIFDAPSPILFGFLTCFATIIPLIGTSLIWFPLAVYLALTGDWFNAIGLAIYALIVISNSDNLIRFILQKKMADTHPLITVFGVIIGLTLFGFWGVIFGPLLLSVFILCIDIFKREYLDEKDTAMTIDDYKDDENLN; this is encoded by the coding sequence ATGGAAAACATTAAAGCTCAGTACTGGAAGTATTCTCTTATAATACTTATTCTTTTCATAGCCGTTGTCCTGTTCCGAGAACTTGCACCGTTTATGAGTGGGGTACTGGGAGCTTCTACCATCTATGTTATGGTAAGAGGGCAAATGAGATACCTTACGCAGAAAAAGAATTTGGGACGGGCTTTGTCTGCTATTCTTATTGTTATCGAGGCCATATTATGTTTTCTTATCCCCATTTCTGTGGCAGTATGGTTATTAGTCGGGGAATTGAACAATATAAATCTTGACCCGTCGTCTTACATATCAGGAATACAACATTTCAATGAGTTAATTCAACAAAAGACAGGGTACAATGTACTCAGTTCAGAAAATTTGATAAGTGCAGCATCTTATTTACCTAAAATAGGCCAGATATTACTAGATAGCGTCAGCAGTTTTATCATCAATTCTCTGGTACTTGTCTTTGTGCTTTATTTTATGCTAATCGGTGGTGAACGAATGGAGAAATATCTTTTCTCACTCCTTCCTTTCGATGATGATAATAAAAAGAGCGTTATACATTCTGTAAAAATGATGGTAACATCAAATGCTATCGGAATACCTCTATTAGCTATAATACAAGGTTTTGTTGCTACAATCGGATACATTATATTTGATGCGCCCAGCCCTATTCTTTTCGGATTCCTTACATGTTTTGCCACAATTATACCATTAATCGGTACATCGCTGATATGGTTCCCGTTGGCTGTCTATTTAGCACTAACCGGCGATTGGTTTAATGCCATTGGCTTAGCTATATATGCTCTGATCGTAATATCCAACTCCGACAATCTGATCCGTTTTATATTGCAAAAGAAAATGGCCGATACGCATCCATTAATAACTGTATTCGGAGTTATAATCGGTCTTACATTATTTGGTTTTTGGGGTGTAATATTCGGTCCTTTATTGCTTTCCGTATTTATCCTTTGCATTGATATATTCAAGAGAGAGTATTTAGATGAAAAAGACACAGCAATGACTATTGACGACTATAAAGATGATGAAAACCTAAATTAA
- a CDS encoding TolB family protein, producing MNYNPEPEKVTSILEIFDITTNKSILIKEFPYLIEAPDWTSDGKWLIYNSEGLIYKLSASGGEPQLIDTGFANQCNNDHLVSPDGKWLAVSHRSLPQGRPTIFILPAEGGTPRQVTPSAPSYLHGWSPDGKSLTYCANREGEMDVYTINIDGTNETRLTFSEGLNDGPEYSPDGKYIWFNSVRTGLMQLWRMKTDGSEQTQMTFDEDSNSWFPHISPDGKHVVYIAYKKGDLEPHEHLRYKNVEIRIMPATGGKPQTLIKLFGGQGTFNVNSWSPDSKQFAYVRYKTELNSK from the coding sequence ATGAATTATAATCCCGAACCGGAGAAAGTAACCAGTATACTCGAAATATTCGATATCACTACAAACAAAAGTATATTAATAAAAGAATTTCCTTATCTCATAGAAGCTCCCGACTGGACGTCTGATGGAAAATGGCTCATATATAACAGTGAGGGATTAATATATAAACTATCTGCATCGGGAGGCGAACCGCAATTAATAGATACCGGCTTTGCAAACCAATGTAATAACGACCATCTAGTTTCTCCCGATGGCAAGTGGCTTGCAGTAAGTCATCGCTCATTGCCTCAAGGGAGACCTACTATTTTTATACTCCCCGCCGAAGGTGGTACACCCAGACAAGTGACGCCATCAGCTCCGAGTTATCTGCACGGGTGGAGTCCTGATGGAAAATCACTGACGTATTGCGCAAACCGAGAAGGAGAAATGGATGTATATACTATAAATATAGATGGAACGAATGAGACTCGTCTTACTTTCTCGGAAGGCTTGAATGACGGGCCGGAATACTCACCTGATGGTAAATACATCTGGTTCAACTCAGTCCGTACCGGATTGATGCAACTATGGAGAATGAAAACTGACGGTTCGGAACAGACTCAAATGACTTTTGATGAAGATAGCAACTCATGGTTTCCTCATATCTCACCCGATGGCAAACATGTAGTTTATATAGCATACAAAAAAGGGGATCTTGAACCTCATGAGCATCTACGCTACAAAAATGTAGAGATTCGCATAATGCCGGCTACAGGAGGCAAACCTCAGACATTAATAAAACTTTTTGGAGGCCAAGGAACATTCAATGTCAATTCTTGGTCGCCAGACAGTAAACAGTTTGCTTATGTAAGATACAAGACAGAACTTAACTCTAAATAA
- a CDS encoding Gfo/Idh/MocA family oxidoreductase yields the protein MVTRRNFLKTAAMTSAGIAVGTMNPLNAASYSRVAGANRKVNIAYIGIGNRGEQIIDDFEKTGLVNVVALCDVDMGAKHTQKVMGKYPKAKQFKDFRVMFDKIANEFEAVAIATPDHSHFPITMLAMANGKHVYVEKPMARTFYEAELMMKAARKYPNVVTQVGNQGHSEANYFQFKAWQEAGIIKDVTSVVAHMNNPRRWHTWDTNIYKLPEAQPIPSTLDWMTWNCAVPYHDYNEKYHYGEWRCWYDFGMGALGDWGAHILDTVHEFLDLGLPYEINPVKLTGHNDYFFPTSSTIQFKFGPRGEMPACDITWYDGVDNLPPIPEGYGESALDPNIPASGAGEIKKTSLNPGKIIYSKDLIFKGASHGTTLSIIPESKARDMASKLPEVPKSPSNHFANFLLACTGVEKTRSPFEIHGPLSQVFSLGVMAQRLNTKFYFDSRTKQITNNAFANAMLTGIPPRKDWEQYYKI from the coding sequence ATGGTAACACGCAGAAATTTCTTAAAAACCGCTGCAATGACCTCTGCCGGTATCGCTGTAGGTACGATGAACCCATTGAATGCGGCAAGCTATAGCAGAGTAGCGGGAGCAAATCGCAAGGTGAATATTGCTTATATAGGTATAGGTAATAGAGGCGAACAGATAATCGATGACTTTGAAAAAACGGGCTTGGTGAATGTCGTTGCTCTATGTGATGTAGATATGGGCGCGAAGCATACCCAAAAAGTGATGGGCAAATATCCTAAAGCAAAGCAGTTTAAAGACTTTAGGGTGATGTTCGACAAAATAGCAAACGAGTTTGAAGCTGTTGCTATCGCTACACCGGATCATTCACATTTTCCGATCACAATGTTGGCTATGGCTAACGGTAAGCATGTGTATGTCGAGAAACCAATGGCTCGTACTTTCTATGAGGCTGAATTGATGATGAAAGCCGCCCGTAAGTATCCGAATGTGGTTACTCAGGTCGGAAATCAAGGGCACTCTGAAGCTAATTACTTTCAATTCAAAGCTTGGCAAGAAGCAGGTATAATAAAGGATGTAACTTCTGTAGTAGCTCATATGAATAATCCCCGCAGATGGCATACATGGGATACCAATATTTATAAGCTGCCTGAGGCGCAACCTATTCCGTCGACACTAGACTGGATGACTTGGAATTGTGCTGTTCCGTACCATGACTATAACGAAAAATATCATTATGGAGAATGGCGTTGCTGGTACGATTTTGGTATGGGAGCTTTAGGAGATTGGGGTGCTCATATTTTAGATACTGTACATGAATTTCTGGATTTAGGACTACCTTATGAAATCAATCCGGTGAAATTGACCGGACACAATGATTATTTTTTCCCAACATCTTCGACTATTCAGTTTAAATTTGGTCCAAGAGGTGAAATGCCGGCTTGTGATATAACATGGTACGATGGTGTGGATAACCTTCCTCCAATCCCTGAAGGATATGGAGAGTCAGCTCTCGACCCTAATATTCCTGCCTCGGGAGCAGGTGAAATAAAGAAAACGTCTCTAAATCCGGGAAAGATTATTTATAGTAAAGATTTGATTTTCAAAGGAGCTTCACATGGCACTACACTTTCTATCATACCAGAAAGCAAGGCTAGGGATATGGCTTCTAAATTGCCGGAAGTACCGAAGAGCCCTTCAAATCATTTCGCAAACTTCTTACTAGCATGTACAGGAGTAGAAAAGACTCGTTCTCCGTTTGAAATTCATGGACCATTAAGTCAGGTTTTCTCTTTAGGAGTAATGGCTCAACGCTTGAATACGAAATTTTATTTCGACAGTAGAACAAAACAAATAACAAATAATGCGTTTGCCAACGCAATGCTGACCGGAATTCCTCCGCGCAAAGATTGGGAACAATATTATAAAATATAA